One Microbacterium keratanolyticum DNA window includes the following coding sequences:
- the yczE gene encoding membrane protein YczE — protein sequence MKRPEKLLRRSVQLLVGLFFYGIGIAFIIRGAIGAAPWDVLTQGLSRHLPLSFGVITILVSAVVLLLWIPIRQKPGVGTLLNALLVGPSADIGFLVIPDATGLWMQVLFFALGLTVLAAATGLYIGASFGPGPRDGLMTGLHQRTGFPIWIVRTAIEVTVVAIGWFLGGTVGVGTVAFALLVGPLCQFFMRIFAIRLSGTPTAADVVVDDTNETPVVRDGTA from the coding sequence ATGAAGCGCCCGGAAAAGCTGCTGCGACGGTCTGTCCAACTCCTCGTCGGGCTCTTCTTCTACGGCATCGGCATCGCCTTCATCATTCGGGGCGCGATCGGTGCCGCACCGTGGGACGTGCTCACCCAGGGGCTTTCTCGACATCTTCCGCTGTCGTTCGGCGTCATCACGATCCTCGTCAGCGCGGTGGTTCTGCTGCTCTGGATTCCGATCCGACAGAAGCCGGGCGTTGGTACGCTCTTGAACGCGCTTCTGGTCGGTCCGTCCGCGGACATCGGATTCCTCGTGATTCCGGACGCCACGGGCCTGTGGATGCAGGTGCTGTTCTTCGCACTGGGCCTCACTGTGCTGGCGGCGGCGACCGGACTCTACATCGGCGCATCGTTCGGACCGGGCCCTCGCGACGGGCTGATGACAGGACTCCACCAGCGCACCGGATTCCCGATCTGGATCGTCCGCACAGCGATCGAGGTGACCGTCGTCGCCATCGGATGGTTCCTCGGAGGCACCGTCGGCGTCGGTACGGTCGCCTTCGCACTGCTCGTCGGGCCGCTCTGCCAGTTCTTCATGCGGATCTTCGCGATTCGGCTGTCGGGCACGCCCACGGCGGCAGATGTCGTCGTCGACGACACGAACGAGACTCCCGTCGTCCGTGACGGTACTGCCTAG
- a CDS encoding GNAT family N-acetyltransferase, whose product MPSTYSFTADDSHIDRDRVHRWLSEQAYWAKGRSRSVQERAMDASRNYGVIDAVGTQVAYARVVTDGVTFAWLCDVFVADDARGNGIGKMLVEGVIDDLSPLPITRILLATADAHGLYAQYGFAPSEDPHRYMIRQMR is encoded by the coding sequence ATGCCTTCCACCTATTCATTCACTGCTGATGACTCACACATCGATCGCGATCGCGTGCACCGCTGGCTCAGCGAACAGGCGTACTGGGCGAAGGGCCGCTCCCGCTCCGTGCAGGAGCGCGCGATGGATGCGTCGCGCAACTACGGTGTGATCGACGCGGTTGGTACCCAGGTCGCCTACGCGCGGGTTGTCACAGATGGCGTGACCTTCGCGTGGCTGTGCGATGTCTTCGTTGCAGATGACGCGCGAGGCAACGGCATCGGGAAGATGCTCGTGGAGGGAGTGATCGACGATCTCTCACCGCTGCCGATCACGCGAATCCTTCTCGCGACCGCCGACGCCCATGGCCTCTACGCCCAGTACGGATTCGCGCCGTCAGAAGATCCGCACCGGTACATGATCAGGCAGATGCGCTGA
- a CDS encoding formylglycine-generating enzyme family protein — protein sequence MDDDIELVRIPAGSVTLHDARQRRRYSVELESFEIARFAVTEAQLASMLGITAEHPRRPAVDLSWQRAVRLCNAVSEWEGLDSAYTFDGEVVTWHVDSDGYRLPTEAEWEYACRAGSTGPHYGLLSDVAWTAADGVRTPQDVGGKMPNLFGLFDTLGNVWEWCWDLLDPARYGEYRVFRGGGFEDDHWSVRASVRRGGAPRMHHSDLGIRLARGGFDPAPEVQGWSEAADRERAMIDGPLPSGWTPRGR from the coding sequence GTGGACGACGACATCGAGCTCGTCCGGATCCCCGCAGGGAGCGTCACGCTGCACGACGCTCGCCAGCGTCGTCGGTACTCGGTCGAGTTGGAATCATTCGAGATCGCACGGTTCGCAGTGACCGAGGCACAGCTGGCCTCGATGCTCGGCATCACTGCGGAGCATCCGCGCCGCCCTGCCGTGGATCTCAGCTGGCAGCGCGCCGTGCGACTCTGCAATGCCGTCTCGGAGTGGGAGGGACTCGACAGCGCCTACACCTTCGATGGCGAAGTGGTCACGTGGCATGTCGACTCGGATGGCTATCGCCTGCCGACCGAGGCCGAGTGGGAGTATGCCTGTCGCGCGGGCTCCACCGGACCGCACTATGGTCTCCTCTCCGATGTCGCGTGGACCGCCGCTGATGGGGTCAGGACTCCCCAGGACGTCGGCGGCAAGATGCCCAACCTCTTTGGATTGTTCGACACGCTCGGCAACGTCTGGGAGTGGTGTTGGGATCTGCTTGATCCCGCGCGATACGGCGAATACCGGGTCTTCCGCGGTGGCGGATTCGAAGACGATCACTGGAGCGTGCGCGCGTCGGTGCGCCGTGGGGGAGCGCCCCGCATGCATCATTCCGATTTGGGAATACGACTGGCGCGCGGCGGTTTCGACCCGGCACCGGAGGTACAGGGGTGGTCGGAGGCAGCCGATCGCGAGCGGGCGATGATCGATGGCCCTCTTCCGAGTGGGTGGACTCCGCGCGGGCGATGA
- a CDS encoding MFS transporter, with protein MASPSFAPSTSFGPRAWVIWGVAVSAYIVAITNRSSLSAVGVDAAEHFQADASTLALFAVVQLAMYGGMQIPVGVLLDRYGARPIMVIGMVLMASGQFVMAISPSIGVALIARMLLGAGDAAIFPAAVRLIALWFPAQRGPVMVQLTGLLGQTGQLVALVPVAALLHATTWSITFFSIASLGLLFAILVWALIRNRPPEQPSDVSVNTETGAIRVVTSAIDTGVGIRAAWAHPGTRLAFWSHFATPFAGTAFVLLWGMPYLTAGEGMTATAAAGLLSVFVVASMLFGPLLGGLSQRIPTRRSFALVLPTVAVQMVAWIAVILWPGNAPLWLLFTLMIALAAGGPASLIAFDHARTHNPAHRLSTATGITNAGGFIAALIAVFVIGLALDLQGAGTPDTYSLEAFRLAFLMQVPLWVLGVVFIIIERKRTRIRIGLDPERGSRRSRRS; from the coding sequence ATGGCTTCCCCGTCTTTTGCGCCCTCCACTTCGTTCGGGCCGCGGGCATGGGTGATCTGGGGAGTCGCCGTGTCCGCGTACATCGTCGCGATCACGAACCGCAGTTCACTGAGCGCCGTCGGCGTGGACGCAGCGGAGCATTTCCAGGCGGATGCCTCGACCCTGGCACTGTTCGCGGTCGTTCAGCTCGCGATGTACGGCGGCATGCAGATCCCGGTCGGAGTGCTCCTCGACCGCTATGGCGCACGGCCCATCATGGTGATCGGAATGGTGCTGATGGCATCAGGACAGTTCGTCATGGCCATCTCGCCCAGCATCGGTGTCGCGCTCATCGCCCGCATGCTGCTGGGAGCGGGTGATGCCGCGATCTTCCCCGCCGCCGTTCGCCTGATCGCCCTGTGGTTTCCCGCCCAGCGCGGGCCGGTGATGGTGCAGCTCACCGGTCTGCTCGGTCAGACCGGACAACTCGTCGCGCTCGTCCCGGTGGCGGCGCTCCTTCACGCGACGACGTGGTCGATCACTTTCTTCAGCATCGCCAGCCTCGGCCTGCTGTTCGCGATCCTGGTATGGGCCCTCATCCGCAATCGTCCACCGGAGCAGCCGTCCGACGTCAGCGTGAACACCGAGACCGGGGCGATTCGCGTCGTCACATCCGCAATCGACACGGGTGTCGGCATCCGCGCGGCGTGGGCGCATCCCGGAACCAGACTGGCGTTCTGGTCGCATTTCGCGACCCCGTTCGCGGGCACCGCTTTCGTCCTGCTGTGGGGAATGCCGTACCTGACAGCAGGTGAGGGCATGACTGCCACGGCGGCGGCAGGGCTGCTCTCGGTCTTCGTCGTTGCCAGCATGCTTTTCGGACCGCTGCTGGGTGGGCTCTCTCAACGCATTCCGACACGACGCTCCTTCGCCCTCGTGCTGCCGACGGTGGCGGTGCAGATGGTCGCGTGGATTGCCGTGATCCTGTGGCCAGGAAACGCTCCGCTGTGGCTGCTGTTCACTCTCATGATCGCCCTCGCCGCCGGCGGACCCGCATCGCTGATCGCCTTCGATCATGCACGCACGCACAACCCTGCCCACCGTCTGAGCACCGCCACCGGGATCACCAATGCCGGCGGTTTCATCGCCGCCCTCATCGCGGTGTTCGTGATCGGCCTGGCGCTCGACCTGCAGGGCGCGGGTACGCCGGACACCTACTCCCTCGAGGCTTTCCGTCTGGCGTTCCTCATGCAGGTTCCGCTGTGGGTCCTTGGGGTCGTGTTCATCATCATCGAGCGCAAGCGCACGCGAATCCGTATCGGCCTGGATCCCGAGCGTGGAAGCCGTCGCTCCCGTCGCTCGTAG